GCGGAGCGCTGTTAATCAGATAGTTCGCCTCGCGGTAAAATTTAAAATAATACGCCAGCGACTCTTCCATGAAGTCAATGACCGCCTTATTCTCTTCCCGTCCATGGTGCTTCAGCAGCTCCAGATGCTCAGAAGTGATCCGTGTCTGCAAGGTCACATCCAGCCCGATCATCATTACAGGCAGCCCTGAGGTGAATACGCGGTCAGCCGCTTCCGGGTCGCCCCACAGATTGGCCTCGGCCACCGGCGTGACGTTACCAGGCTTAAAGACCGTACCTCCCATAACCACTACCTTCTTCAGCTTGGAGGTCAGCTGCGGGTCCAGATCCAGTGCCAGCGACAGGTTGGTGAGCCGTCCAAGCGTCACCAGCACAATCTCTCCCGGATTCTCGTCCGCCATCCGCACAATGAACTCCGCTGCCGTCTCTTGAACCGGCACCTGCCGGGCGGGAGGAAGCTGAACGCCGCCAATGCCGTTCTCCCCGTGAACATGGGTGGAGAAGCCGGTTAGCTCGCGCACCAGCGCCCGTGAAGCTCCCAACGCTACCGGTATTTCATAGCCCGGAGCCGCAAGCTCAAGCAGCCGCAGCGTGTTATCCGCTGCCTGCTGCACATCAATGTTGCCGAACACCGTCGTAATCCCCTCGACCACTACCCCCGGCGCCCGGAGCGCATACAATATCGCCAGTGCATCGTCTATTCCTGTATCACAATCGATGATGATTCTAGTTGTGCTGTTACTCATTTCTATCTCTCCACTCCCTATATTTACTTTGCTCTCTCAGCTTATTCGCACTGATCATCTTAACATGGGGCTACCTGCGGCTCAATATGGTTTGTACACAAGCAGAAACGGCTAGGCCGTCCTTAAGAGGACGGTATCCGTTTCAGCGAGAAATAGAAGGATAATTTATCGTGTGAAACATACAAATTCTTATATTTAAACAAAAAATCCGCCAGCCTCATTAGGCGACGGATTCTTCATAACAGATTATCGGGTTACATAAGCGGCCGCAGCCTTCACGAACCGCTCCAGCGCTTCGGCCAGCAGAGAGCGCGGGCAGGCGAGATTGATCCGCAGATGGCCTTGGCCTTCCGCTCCGAAGACGGAGCCTTCATTGAAAGCCACCTTAGCCTCACGGTACATCAGCTGCTTGAGCCCGTCCGCATCCAGCCCAAGGGCACGGCAGTCGATCCACAGCAGATAGGTGGCTTCGGGCTGCATCGGCTTCACCTGCGGCAGATGCTCGGCAAGGTAAGAGACGGCGTAATCAGCATTGCCGTTAATGTGCAGGATCAGCTCATCCAGCCATTCTCCCCCTTCGTTATATGCCGCTTCCACAGCCTCCGGCGAGAAGAATGCCGACATATGCAGGCTGAGCGTCTTAATCTTATAGTCGAACTTCCGTTTCAGCTCCGGGCTGGAGGTGACGATATAAGAGGTCTGCAGCCCAGGCAGATTGAAGGTCTTGGTAGCCGCCAGTGTGGTCAGCGTAATGTCTGACAATTCTGGAGACAGGGAAGCGAACGGAATATGCTTGTGTCCGGGCATGATCATATCGCAATGAATCTCATCCGAGATCACCGTTACCCCGTACCGCAGGCATAGCTCGCCCAGACGCAGCAATTCCTCCCGTTCCCATACTCTGCCGCCCGGATTATGCGGACTGCACAGCAGCAGCAGCTTCGCGCCGCCGGCCATCAGCTCTTCCAGCTGGGCATAGTCCATGACATAACGGCCTGCTTCCAGCTTCAACGGATTCACCGCCACCTTGCGGTCATTCATCCGGATCACATCATAGAAAGGATAGTAGACCGGCGATTGCAGAATCACCTGGTCGCCCGGCTGGCTGAACAGCTCCACAGACAGGCTGAGGGAGGTTACAATCCCCGGAGAATCCGAGATCCACTCCTCCTGAATCTCCCAGTCATGGCGTCTGCGGTACCAGCCGGCAATCGCCGCTTTGTAAGAGTCTCCCGTCACGCTATAGCCGTATATTCCTGACTGTACGCGGCGCAGAATCGCTTCCTGTACCGCAGGAGGGCTCGCAAAGTCCATATCTGCTACCCACAGCGGAAGAATCTCCTTGTCTCCGAACAGCTTCTCGGACTGGTCCCATT
The sequence above is a segment of the Paenibacillus sp. FSL R7-0204 genome. Coding sequences within it:
- a CDS encoding MalY/PatB family protein → MKYDFNRIIDRRNTRSYKWDQSEKLFGDKEILPLWVADMDFASPPAVQEAILRRVQSGIYGYSVTGDSYKAAIAGWYRRRHDWEIQEEWISDSPGIVTSLSLSVELFSQPGDQVILQSPVYYPFYDVIRMNDRKVAVNPLKLEAGRYVMDYAQLEELMAGGAKLLLLCSPHNPGGRVWEREELLRLGELCLRYGVTVISDEIHCDMIMPGHKHIPFASLSPELSDITLTTLAATKTFNLPGLQTSYIVTSSPELKRKFDYKIKTLSLHMSAFFSPEAVEAAYNEGGEWLDELILHINGNADYAVSYLAEHLPQVKPMQPEATYLLWIDCRALGLDADGLKQLMYREAKVAFNEGSVFGAEGQGHLRINLACPRSLLAEALERFVKAAAAYVTR
- a CDS encoding nucleoside hydrolase; protein product: MSNSTTRIIIDCDTGIDDALAILYALRAPGVVVEGITTVFGNIDVQQAADNTLRLLELAAPGYEIPVALGASRALVRELTGFSTHVHGENGIGGVQLPPARQVPVQETAAEFIVRMADENPGEIVLVTLGRLTNLSLALDLDPQLTSKLKKVVVMGGTVFKPGNVTPVAEANLWGDPEAADRVFTSGLPVMMIGLDVTLQTRITSEHLELLKHHGREENKAVIDFMEESLAYYFKFYREANYLINSAPLHDPLALMAALQPDLVTCRRMKVRVEHQGAFTSGMVVADLRAQPKEGEFIEVAVEVDAERAVGVFLSVFI